The following proteins come from a genomic window of Dreissena polymorpha isolate Duluth1 chromosome 1, UMN_Dpol_1.0, whole genome shotgun sequence:
- the LOC127867176 gene encoding uncharacterized protein LOC127867176, translating into MSQPVSPFQYQKLLAFGFRPSTLLLDPDCVYDATCHRACCMHAPRSRKESPQKPDAPSGIAARGAVYPQIDNIDWIAPSLHMRSDNIDRIAPSLHMHGDNIDRIAPSLHMRSDNIDRIAPSLHLRSDTPPSIPNAAVFSFMNNANVSQSKIKNG; encoded by the exons ATGTCA CAGCCAGTCAGTCCTTTCCAATACCAGAAGTTACTCGCTTTTGGTTTCCGGCCCAGTACCCTCTTGCTGGACCCGGACTGCGTGTATGATGCCACCTGCCACCGCGCCTGTTGTATGCATGCACCGCGATCCCGGAAGGAGAGCCCACAGAAACCGGACGCACCTAGCGGGATCGCGGCACGGGGCGCTGTTTATCCTCAGAT tgacaacatcgattggatcgccccaagtctgcacatgcgcagtgacaacatcgaccggatcgccccaagtctgcacatgcatggtgacaacatcgaccgaatcgccccaagtctgcatatgcgcagtgacaacattgACCGGATCGCCCCGAGTCTGCACCTGCGCAGTGACACACCACCCAGTATTCCGAACGCCGCAGTTTTCAGTTTCATGAACAACGCAAACGTGTCCCAGTCGAAGATAAAAAATGGTTAA